A single window of Nicotiana tomentosiformis chromosome 1, ASM39032v3, whole genome shotgun sequence DNA harbors:
- the LOC138908857 gene encoding uncharacterized protein gives MCASEIETVELASYHLKEVTYSWFELLEDSREEGSSPARWSEFADAFIDHFFPAETKAACAAKFENLRQGSLSVWDYHMRFAYLSKYAIYMLPIIEARVRRFVQGLSPFVINEAATAALNSDMNYGKIVAFAPATETHKLRNRMEREVNNKARSTGKFGGSSSGG, from the coding sequence ATGTGTGCTAGTGAAATAGAGACAGTGGAACtggcctcctaccacctgaaagaggtgacatattcttggtttgaactattgGAGGattcccgtgaagaagggagctctccggcgaggtggagtgagtttgccgatgccttcattgatcatttctttcctgccgagactaaggcagcctgtGCTGCtaagtttgagaacttgaggcaaggtagcctgagtgtgtgggattaccatatgagatttgcgtacctgtctaaatatgctatttacatgctgcCTATTATTGAGGCTAGAGTTcgccgatttgtgcagggccttagtccctttgtaattaatgaggccgctacagcagccttgaattctgatatgaactatggaaagatagTGGCATTCGCTCCAGCTACAGAGACCCAcaaattaaggaacagaatggagcgagaggttaataataaggcccggtctacggGTAAGTTTGGTGGTTCTTCAAGTGGTGGATAG